From one Flavobacteriales bacterium genomic stretch:
- a CDS encoding glycosyltransferase family 2 protein produces MRISAVIITRNEEANIGRCLESLQGLADEVVVVDAESTDATRAIAMAHGAIVHERAWKGYSDQKNFANALARHGYILSLDADEALGDELRADLLRHSAQGLSGAYRLKRLTNYCGHWVRHGGWYPDAKVRLFPKEGSRWQGDHVHEELVLPNGCAITDLRGDLLHYSYRSVQDHVHRIERYSALHARSMKERGKQASWWKLWFAPAFRFVQGYVLQLGFLDGWAGWRIAVLSARSVRLKYRKLRELGG; encoded by the coding sequence TCGTTGCAGGGCTTGGCTGATGAGGTGGTGGTGGTGGACGCTGAGAGCACCGATGCCACGCGCGCGATCGCCATGGCGCACGGTGCGATCGTCCACGAGCGCGCCTGGAAGGGATACAGTGATCAGAAGAACTTCGCCAATGCCCTCGCTCGCCATGGCTACATCCTTTCGCTCGATGCCGACGAAGCGCTGGGCGATGAGCTGCGCGCCGATCTGCTGCGGCACAGCGCGCAAGGCCTCTCCGGCGCTTACCGCTTGAAGCGGCTCACCAACTACTGTGGGCATTGGGTGCGCCACGGCGGCTGGTACCCGGATGCCAAGGTGCGCCTATTCCCCAAGGAGGGCTCCCGCTGGCAGGGCGATCACGTGCATGAGGAGCTCGTTCTGCCGAACGGTTGCGCGATCACCGATCTGCGCGGCGACCTGCTGCATTACAGCTACCGCAGCGTACAGGACCACGTCCATCGGATCGAGCGCTACAGCGCGCTGCACGCGCGATCCATGAAGGAGCGCGGCAAGCAGGCGTCGTGGTGGAAGCTCTGGTTCGCACCGGCGTTCAGGTTCGTTCAGGGCTACGTGCTCCAGCTCGGCTTCCTCGACGGTTGGGCGGGATGGAGGATCGCCGTGCTCAGCGCCCGTTCGGTTCGCCTCAAGTACCGGAAATTGCGGGAGCTGGGCGGCTGA
- a CDS encoding O-antigen ligase family protein, translating into MQRAGLRIAFQRTHAAALALCAIFLPWSTAFLSMAQMLLAANWIAGGIVLGDWRARWASALGAPALVFSSFFALHVAGLIWTDDLDWGLDLCRILAPVLVFGVILGGSERLGPTAFNLILRLGAWSAIASGAFGLAFTEATPGDYRGLSIFISHIRLALLLCMAIAVLLWRLPSGTWLRAAHVVGVALALYLLARLGSIQGFVILGLIASHAAWRWSVSAPPIKRWMVRSAIALLIAAPLIAIRSAWNERLGISHERLEEASAGGERYHHDTLSTQTENGTHVWTYVAWGELARAWKHRSSADLYSTDALGHPQLSTLARYLSSKGLRKDSLGVMALTDADVRAIEQGVPSAHRSAWSLKSRMDEVLFELEQYRSSGRADGHSVAMRIEFLRAGWAIARANWLHGVGTGDTQRSFDAHYERTGSKLSAKWRLRAHNQYLTLWISFGILGLLWSLITWCWPAWRLGAWRHPLFRAWSIAFGISCLTDDTIETQAGATFFALFYALLVFAAPKAGLSRPAPAISGT; encoded by the coding sequence ATGCAGCGAGCCGGACTGCGCATCGCCTTCCAACGCACGCATGCGGCCGCGCTGGCCCTCTGCGCCATATTCCTTCCCTGGAGCACTGCTTTCCTCAGCATGGCCCAGATGCTGCTCGCCGCGAATTGGATCGCCGGGGGGATCGTGCTGGGCGATTGGCGCGCGCGATGGGCATCGGCGCTAGGTGCTCCCGCCCTCGTGTTCTCCTCTTTCTTCGCCTTGCATGTAGCGGGCCTGATCTGGACCGATGATCTGGATTGGGGCCTTGACCTCTGCCGGATCCTGGCGCCTGTGCTCGTCTTCGGCGTGATCCTCGGCGGCAGCGAGCGGCTGGGCCCTACAGCATTCAACCTGATCCTGCGCCTCGGGGCGTGGAGCGCCATCGCCAGCGGAGCTTTCGGCCTGGCCTTCACTGAAGCGACACCCGGCGATTACCGCGGGCTGTCGATCTTCATCAGCCATATACGCCTTGCGCTCCTGTTGTGCATGGCCATAGCCGTGCTGCTGTGGCGCCTGCCGTCCGGAACCTGGCTCCGGGCCGCGCATGTGGTCGGGGTGGCCCTCGCGCTGTACCTGCTCGCGCGCCTTGGAAGCATCCAGGGCTTCGTGATCCTCGGCCTCATCGCGAGCCACGCCGCATGGCGCTGGTCGGTGAGCGCACCGCCGATCAAGCGATGGATGGTGCGCTCCGCCATTGCCCTTTTGATCGCCGCGCCCTTGATCGCGATCCGATCCGCCTGGAATGAACGTCTGGGCATATCGCATGAACGCCTGGAGGAAGCCAGCGCGGGCGGTGAGCGCTACCACCACGACACGCTCAGCACGCAGACAGAGAATGGCACGCACGTATGGACATACGTGGCTTGGGGAGAACTGGCCCGTGCATGGAAGCACCGCAGCAGCGCCGATCTATATAGCACCGATGCCCTCGGTCATCCACAGCTGTCCACGCTGGCGCGCTATCTCTCCTCCAAGGGCCTCCGCAAGGACAGCCTCGGCGTGATGGCGCTCACCGATGCCGATGTGCGCGCCATTGAGCAGGGTGTGCCCAGCGCGCACCGCAGCGCATGGTCCTTGAAGTCGCGCATGGACGAGGTGCTGTTCGAGTTGGAGCAGTACCGGAGCTCAGGGCGCGCCGATGGGCACTCCGTGGCCATGCGAATCGAGTTCCTGCGCGCAGGCTGGGCTATCGCTCGCGCCAATTGGCTGCACGGCGTGGGCACCGGCGACACCCAGCGGTCATTCGATGCGCATTATGAGCGCACCGGAAGCAAGCTGTCCGCGAAGTGGAGGCTCCGGGCGCACAACCAGTACCTCACGCTGTGGATCTCCTTCGGTATCCTGGGCCTGCTTTGGTCGCTCATCACCTGGTGCTGGCCTGCCTGGAGGCTCGGTGCCTGGCGGCACCCGCTCTTCAGGGCCTGGTCTATCGCCTTCGGCATCTCGTGCCTCACCGACGACACGATTGAGACACAGGCCGGAGCCACCTTCTTCGCGCTGTTCTATGCGCTGCTGGTGTTCGCGGCGCCAAAGGCCGGTCTCAGCCGCCCAGCTCCCGCAATTTCCGGTACTTGA
- a CDS encoding S41 family peptidase, with translation MNTRSTSLAPRWRTWTIAGAIALGGAVTIAAGDNYFEIGKNLEIFTDLYKELNIYYVDDTQPGKLMKTGIDAMLNSLDPYTQYIPESDIEDYRFQTTGQYGGIGALIKRKGERVLVSEPYENFPAMKAGIWAGDEIVEVDGRKVAGMNTDEVSKLLKGQSGTTVKVVTLRNGSTSTHDLTREEIKIPDVPYKGIVDQANQVGYIKLNAFTQSASADVRTAMKDVKEQGANKLILDLRGNGGGLLREAVSIVNLFVPKNQLVVETRGRIGEWDKTYKTLSEPMEAEMPLVVLVDAQSASASEIVSGALQDLDRAVIVGDRTFGKGLVQQTKDLIYNSKLKVTVAKYYIPSGRCIQKLDYAHRDSSGRATEVEVAGSASFKTRNGRKVEEGRGIMPDVEVMEPELAKVVGGLFEADLFFDFATRFRAENAEIGPAEDFRITDALYRSFVDFVKDKQFEYDTESMEALAALTEKVKKERYYEHAEDELDALRKELAPDRTEDLERFRSDIEEVLRSEIVARYHFQTGRAKAALSTDPYVKKAIDLFATGGVAPILSGSRN, from the coding sequence ATGAACACGCGTAGCACCTCGCTCGCGCCGCGTTGGCGCACCTGGACCATAGCCGGAGCCATCGCACTCGGCGGGGCCGTCACGATCGCCGCAGGCGACAATTACTTCGAGATCGGCAAGAACCTCGAGATCTTCACCGACCTGTACAAGGAGCTGAACATCTACTACGTGGATGATACGCAGCCCGGAAAGCTGATGAAGACCGGGATCGATGCGATGCTCAACTCGCTCGACCCTTACACCCAATACATCCCCGAGAGCGACATCGAGGACTACCGCTTCCAGACCACCGGGCAGTACGGGGGCATCGGGGCCCTGATCAAGCGCAAAGGCGAACGCGTGCTGGTGAGTGAGCCCTATGAGAACTTCCCCGCCATGAAGGCCGGCATATGGGCCGGTGATGAGATCGTGGAGGTCGACGGGCGCAAGGTGGCCGGCATGAACACCGACGAAGTGAGCAAGTTGCTCAAAGGGCAGAGCGGCACCACGGTGAAGGTGGTCACCCTGCGCAATGGCAGCACCAGCACCCATGATCTCACGCGCGAGGAGATCAAGATCCCCGACGTGCCCTACAAAGGCATCGTGGACCAGGCCAACCAGGTGGGCTACATCAAGCTCAACGCATTCACGCAGAGCGCCAGCGCTGATGTGCGCACGGCAATGAAGGACGTGAAGGAGCAGGGCGCCAACAAGCTCATCCTCGACCTGCGCGGCAACGGCGGAGGCCTATTGCGCGAAGCCGTGAGCATCGTGAACCTCTTCGTGCCGAAGAACCAGCTCGTGGTGGAGACCCGCGGACGCATCGGCGAATGGGACAAGACCTATAAGACCCTGAGCGAGCCCATGGAGGCCGAGATGCCGCTCGTGGTGCTGGTCGATGCCCAGAGCGCCAGCGCGAGCGAGATCGTGAGCGGCGCGCTGCAGGACCTGGACCGCGCTGTGATCGTGGGCGACCGCACCTTCGGCAAGGGCCTGGTGCAGCAGACCAAGGACCTGATCTACAACAGCAAGCTGAAGGTGACCGTCGCCAAGTACTACATCCCCAGCGGCCGCTGCATCCAGAAGCTCGACTATGCGCACCGGGACAGCTCGGGCAGGGCCACCGAGGTGGAAGTGGCCGGCAGCGCATCCTTCAAGACGCGCAACGGCCGCAAGGTGGAGGAGGGCCGCGGGATCATGCCCGATGTGGAAGTGATGGAGCCCGAGCTCGCCAAGGTGGTGGGTGGCCTCTTCGAGGCCGACCTCTTCTTCGACTTCGCCACGCGATTCCGTGCTGAGAATGCGGAGATCGGCCCGGCCGAGGACTTCAGGATCACCGATGCGCTCTACCGGTCGTTCGTCGATTTCGTGAAGGACAAGCAATTCGAATACGACACCGAGAGCATGGAGGCGCTCGCTGCGCTCACCGAGAAGGTGAAGAAGGAGCGCTACTACGAGCATGCCGAGGATGAGCTCGATGCGCTGCGCAAGGAGCTCGCACCCGACCGCACGGAGGACCTGGAACGCTTCCGCAGCGATATTGAAGAAGTGCTCCGCAGCGAGATCGTGGCGCGTTACCACTTCCAGACCGGCAGGGCCAAGGCCGCTTTGAGCACGGACCCATACGTGAAGAAGGCCATCGATCTTTTCGCGACGGGTGGAGTGGCGCCCATCCTTTCCGGCTCGAGGAACTGA
- the yidD gene encoding membrane protein insertion efficiency factor YidD translates to MDKVLALPLIALVRLYQGAISPLLPGACRYTPSCSEYGLTALRRHGAFRGGWLTLKRFLSCHPWGGHGHDPVPEAHQKHEHA, encoded by the coding sequence ATGGATAAAGTCCTCGCGCTGCCGTTGATCGCCCTGGTGCGCCTGTACCAAGGCGCCATCTCACCTCTGCTGCCCGGCGCATGCCGCTACACGCCGAGTTGCTCCGAGTACGGACTGACCGCCCTGCGGCGCCATGGCGCGTTCCGCGGCGGATGGCTCACCCTCAAGCGCTTTCTATCTTGTCACCCGTGGGGGGGCCATGGACACGACCCCGTTCCTGAAGCACACCAGAAGCATGAACACGCGTAG
- a CDS encoding ribonuclease P protein component: protein MAKQRNTFTKSERLCGRLRLKEVATTGIALHEPPFRLVGKLMALPTAAAAQAAFAVPSRNLKRAVDRNRMKRLMREAYRLHKHGHLAALAAREQQCAWLFIFQGRAPITFSETRIRLTRALDRWMSQHG from the coding sequence ATGGCAAAGCAGCGGAATACCTTCACCAAGAGCGAGCGCCTCTGCGGGCGATTGCGCCTGAAGGAAGTGGCCACCACCGGGATCGCCCTGCATGAGCCGCCCTTCCGCTTGGTGGGCAAGCTCATGGCGCTGCCCACTGCTGCGGCGGCTCAAGCAGCGTTCGCCGTGCCGAGCCGCAACCTGAAGCGCGCCGTTGACCGCAACCGCATGAAACGCCTGATGCGTGAGGCCTATCGCCTGCACAAGCACGGCCATCTCGCCGCCCTCGCCGCACGCGAGCAGCAGTGCGCATGGCTCTTCATATTCCAAGGGAGGGCGCCGATCACATTTTCCGAGACGCGCATCAGACTAACGCGCGCCCTTGACCGTTGGATGAGCCAGCATGGATAA
- a CDS encoding uroporphyrinogen-III synthase, with amino-acid sequence MAPCGIDRPGRGGPSAIPNDLPLRRRNRTLGASGPRPPEQLRPTLLSLPALKIKRILVSQPAPTDDKSPYHELSRKLSLKIDFRPFIKIEPVAGQDFRQERIGILDHSAIVLTSRNAVDHFFRMCKELRLTVPESMKYFCVSESVAYYVQKYIVYRKRKVFIGKQTFADLIDVIKKHKDEKYLVPCSDIQKAEIPELLDKVGVKYTNAVFYRTVASDLSDIKELDYDMLVFFSPGGIESLRKNFPKFKQDGVFIAAFGPTTAKAVVDNGFRLDLQAPLPEAPSMTGAMELFIKREAKKK; translated from the coding sequence ATGGCTCCGTGCGGCATTGATCGGCCTGGGCGAGGGGGTCCCTCTGCGATACCTAATGATTTACCTTTGCGCCGCCGAAATCGGACCCTTGGCGCTAGCGGCCCACGCCCTCCGGAACAGCTCCGACCCACTCTCTTAAGCCTGCCGGCCTTGAAGATCAAACGGATCCTCGTTTCTCAGCCTGCACCAACGGACGATAAATCGCCGTACCACGAGCTGTCGCGCAAGCTCAGCCTGAAGATCGATTTCCGACCCTTCATCAAGATCGAGCCCGTAGCCGGGCAGGACTTCCGCCAAGAGCGCATCGGCATCCTGGACCATTCGGCCATCGTGCTCACCAGCCGCAACGCGGTGGACCACTTCTTCCGCATGTGCAAGGAGCTGCGCCTGACGGTTCCTGAATCCATGAAGTACTTCTGCGTGAGCGAGAGCGTGGCCTACTACGTTCAGAAGTACATCGTGTACCGCAAGCGCAAGGTCTTCATCGGCAAGCAGACCTTCGCAGACCTGATCGACGTGATCAAGAAGCACAAGGATGAGAAATACCTAGTGCCGTGCAGCGACATCCAGAAGGCTGAGATACCTGAACTGCTCGACAAGGTGGGCGTGAAGTACACCAATGCGGTGTTCTACCGCACTGTGGCCAGCGACCTCAGTGACATCAAGGAGCTTGACTACGACATGCTGGTGTTCTTCAGCCCTGGCGGCATCGAGAGCCTGAGGAAGAACTTCCCGAAGTTCAAGCAAGACGGCGTGTTCATCGCCGCCTTCGGGCCCACCACCGCCAAGGCCGTGGTTGACAACGGTTTCCGCCTCGATTTGCAGGCACCATTGCCCGAAGCCCCCAGCATGACCGGTGCCATGGAGCTCTTCATCAAGCGCGAGGCGAAGAAGAAGTGA
- a CDS encoding acyl-CoA dehydrogenase family protein, with product MSTSTARQKAATDLFQSHDHYLVDELLTDEQKLIRETARKHVSAHLKPIIEERFEKAEFSKDIIPGLAGIGAFGPFVPEEYGGPGLDQISYGLIMQEIERCDSGLRSLCSVQGSLAMYPIWKYGSEEQKKKWLPDMVQGRRIGCFGLTEPDFGSNPGGMVTTFKDKGDHYLLNGAKMWISNAPFADLAIVWAKAESTEGRIHGLIVERGMEGFTTPTTHGKLSLRASPTGELVFDNVKVPKANLLPNKSGLGAPMGCLDSARYGIAWGTLGVAMECYDTALRYSKQRIQFGKPIGGFQLTQKKLAEMITEITKAQLLTWRLGVLRSEGRATTQQISMAKRNNVHLALTVAREARQILGGMGITNEYPIMRHMMNLESVVTYEGTHDIHLLITGAEVTGIKAFE from the coding sequence ATGAGCACTTCCACCGCACGACAGAAAGCCGCCACCGACCTGTTCCAGAGCCACGACCATTACCTGGTGGACGAACTGCTCACCGATGAGCAGAAGCTGATCCGCGAAACCGCCCGCAAGCACGTGAGTGCGCACCTGAAGCCCATCATCGAGGAGCGCTTCGAGAAGGCGGAGTTCAGCAAGGACATCATCCCCGGGCTGGCGGGGATCGGCGCGTTCGGCCCATTCGTGCCCGAGGAGTACGGCGGGCCGGGCCTCGACCAGATCAGCTATGGCCTGATCATGCAGGAGATCGAACGCTGCGACAGCGGCCTGCGAAGCCTGTGCAGCGTGCAGGGCTCACTGGCCATGTACCCGATCTGGAAGTATGGCAGCGAAGAGCAGAAGAAGAAATGGCTGCCCGATATGGTGCAGGGCAGGAGGATCGGCTGCTTCGGGCTCACCGAACCAGACTTCGGCAGCAACCCCGGCGGCATGGTCACCACCTTCAAGGACAAGGGCGACCACTACCTGCTGAACGGCGCCAAGATGTGGATCAGCAACGCGCCCTTCGCCGATCTCGCCATCGTTTGGGCCAAGGCCGAGAGCACCGAGGGCCGCATACATGGCCTCATCGTCGAGCGCGGCATGGAGGGCTTCACCACGCCCACCACGCACGGCAAACTCAGCCTTCGGGCAAGCCCCACCGGCGAACTCGTGTTCGATAACGTGAAGGTGCCCAAGGCCAATCTGCTGCCGAACAAAAGCGGTCTCGGTGCGCCCATGGGCTGCCTTGACAGCGCACGCTACGGCATCGCTTGGGGCACGCTAGGCGTGGCCATGGAGTGCTATGACACGGCCCTGCGCTACAGCAAGCAGCGCATCCAGTTCGGCAAGCCGATCGGCGGCTTCCAGCTCACCCAGAAGAAGCTCGCCGAGATGATCACGGAGATCACCAAGGCGCAGCTGCTCACTTGGCGGCTGGGCGTACTGCGCAGCGAAGGCCGCGCCACCACGCAGCAGATCAGCATGGCCAAGCGCAACAATGTTCACCTGGCATTGACCGTGGCACGGGAGGCTCGTCAGATCCTGGGTGGCATGGGCATCACCAACGAGTACCCCATCATGCGCCATATGATGAACCTGGAGAGCGTGGTGACCTACGAGGGCACGCACGACATCCATTTGCTGATCACCGGTGCTGAGGTCACTGGGATCAAGGCGTTCGAGTAG
- a CDS encoding UMP kinase, which yields MASTYKRILLKLSGESLMGERDYGIDPQRLGRYADEIIAASNQGVEMAVVIGGGNIYRGMQAEGSIDRVQGDHMGMLATVINSLALQSALEAKGHKTRLMTAIKMEQIAEPFIRRRAVRHLEKGRVVIFGAGTGNPYFTTDTAASLRAIEIEADVILKGTRVDGIYTADPEKDKSATKYDRISFSEVYEKGLSVMDMTAFTLCNENKLPIIVFDMNKPGNLARLIAGERVGTLVEF from the coding sequence ATGGCCAGCACCTACAAGCGCATCCTCCTGAAGCTCTCCGGCGAGAGCCTGATGGGCGAGCGGGATTACGGCATCGACCCGCAGCGGCTCGGCCGCTATGCCGATGAGATCATCGCTGCCTCGAATCAAGGTGTCGAAATGGCCGTGGTGATCGGCGGCGGCAACATCTATCGGGGCATGCAGGCCGAAGGCAGCATCGATCGGGTGCAGGGAGATCACATGGGGATGCTGGCCACCGTGATCAACAGCCTGGCCTTGCAGAGCGCACTTGAGGCCAAAGGCCACAAGACACGGCTGATGACCGCCATCAAGATGGAGCAGATCGCCGAGCCCTTCATCCGCCGCCGTGCGGTGCGGCATTTGGAGAAAGGCCGCGTGGTGATCTTCGGAGCGGGCACGGGCAATCCTTACTTCACCACCGACACGGCGGCCAGCCTCCGCGCCATCGAGATCGAGGCCGATGTGATCCTGAAGGGCACCCGCGTGGACGGCATCTATACGGCCGATCCCGAGAAGGACAAGAGCGCCACCAAGTATGACCGCATCTCTTTCAGCGAGGTGTACGAGAAGGGCCTCAGCGTGATGGATATGACTGCTTTCACGCTGTGCAACGAGAATAAGCTCCCCATCATCGTCTTCGACATGAACAAGCCCGGCAACCTCGCGCGCCTGATCGCAGGTGAGCGGGTTGGCACCTTGGTGGAATTCTGA
- the frr gene encoding ribosome recycling factor gives MIDTAAVLNTCEDHMRKAVEHLEHELTKIRAGAANPGMLDTVRVDYYGQMVPLSQVAGINTGDARTLFVKPWEKKMIDAIEKAIIGANLGFNPSNNGESVIIHVPMLTEERRKALVKSAHAEMEHAKVGIRSSRQKAMEAIKAAKKEGLPEDNAKDLEGQVEKLTSTWGKKAEELLAAKEKDIMKV, from the coding sequence ATGATCGATACCGCTGCCGTACTGAACACCTGCGAGGACCACATGCGCAAGGCCGTGGAGCACCTCGAGCACGAACTCACCAAGATCCGCGCGGGCGCCGCCAACCCTGGTATGCTCGACACTGTTCGTGTCGATTACTACGGCCAGATGGTTCCGCTATCGCAGGTCGCGGGCATCAATACCGGCGATGCGCGCACCCTGTTCGTGAAACCCTGGGAGAAGAAGATGATCGATGCGATCGAGAAGGCCATCATCGGCGCCAACCTCGGCTTCAATCCCAGCAACAACGGCGAGAGCGTGATCATCCACGTGCCCATGCTCACCGAAGAGCGTCGCAAGGCGTTGGTGAAGAGCGCGCATGCGGAGATGGAGCACGCCAAGGTGGGCATCCGCAGCAGCCGTCAGAAAGCCATGGAGGCCATCAAGGCCGCCAAGAAGGAGGGCCTGCCAGAGGACAACGCCAAGGACCTGGAGGGCCAGGTGGAGAAGCTTACGTCCACTTGGGGCAAGAAAGCCGAGGAACTGCTGGCCGCGAAGGAGAAGGACATCATGAAGGTCTAG
- a CDS encoding SPASM domain-containing protein, which produces MIARAKDALEWGRYATPRRLLNATALWSSFRRAKRSKDPRIGGLPFSISFEPTTACNLRCPECPSGLRSFTRPTGNLKQDLFTRVIDELAPDLWALTFYFQGEPYINPGFLDMVRYAHDKGLYTATSTNAHFLDDAKAEATVRSGLSRLIISLDGTTQETYSQYRREGELAKVIEGTRNIITWKRRLKSRTPHVVFQFLVVKPNEHQIPDVRKLARELGVDELWLKTAQIYDPKDDHPLIPLQDKYARYRRSASGVWEVKNKLDDNCWKMWHSCVITWDGRVVPCCFDKDAHHVLGDLRTHSFGELWHSDAYNDFRRSLLQSRSSFEMCRNCSEGSPVWA; this is translated from the coding sequence ATGATCGCGCGGGCGAAGGATGCGCTGGAATGGGGCCGCTATGCGACGCCACGGCGCCTGCTCAATGCCACCGCGCTATGGAGCAGCTTCCGACGCGCCAAGCGCAGCAAGGATCCGCGTATCGGCGGCCTGCCCTTCAGCATCAGCTTCGAACCCACCACTGCTTGCAACCTGCGCTGCCCCGAATGCCCCAGCGGCCTGCGCAGCTTCACCCGGCCCACGGGCAATCTGAAGCAGGACCTCTTCACGCGCGTCATCGATGAGCTCGCGCCCGACCTCTGGGCACTGACCTTCTACTTCCAAGGGGAACCGTACATCAACCCCGGCTTCCTCGACATGGTGCGCTACGCCCATGACAAGGGCCTGTACACCGCCACCAGCACCAATGCGCACTTCCTGGATGATGCCAAGGCCGAAGCCACCGTGCGCAGCGGGCTTTCACGCCTGATCATCTCGCTCGATGGCACCACGCAAGAGACCTATTCGCAGTACCGGCGCGAGGGCGAATTGGCCAAGGTGATCGAAGGCACGCGCAACATCATCACCTGGAAACGCCGCCTGAAGAGCCGAACGCCGCATGTGGTGTTCCAGTTCCTAGTAGTGAAGCCGAATGAGCACCAGATCCCCGATGTGCGCAAGCTGGCGCGCGAACTCGGTGTGGATGAGCTCTGGCTGAAGACCGCGCAGATCTACGACCCCAAGGACGACCATCCGCTGATCCCCTTGCAGGACAAGTACGCGCGCTACCGGCGCAGCGCATCAGGCGTGTGGGAGGTGAAGAACAAGCTGGATGACAACTGCTGGAAGATGTGGCACAGTTGCGTGATCACATGGGATGGCCGCGTGGTGCCCTGCTGCTTCGACAAGGACGCGCACCACGTGCTCGGTGATCTCCGCACGCACAGCTTCGGCGAGCTGTGGCACAGCGATGCCTACAACGATTTCCGGCGATCACTGCTGCAATCACGCAGCAGCTTTGAGATGTGCAGGAATTGCTCAGAAGGGAGCCCGGTGTGGGCCTAG